A part of Leptospira wolffii serovar Khorat str. Khorat-H2 genomic DNA contains:
- a CDS encoding DUF3341 domain-containing protein: protein MYTPKKEQFHTFEETEHGVFGLFDTPAQIIEAAQKTKDKGYTNFDCLTPYPVHGLDDAMGLPRSGLPWVTFFMGLFGCITGFGMQYLTHKYDWPLNISGKSFNAWFAYIPITFEFTVFMAGISTAVALFILAKLPKTGRKVLHPDITTDKFALWIPSNSANYSENGVTEFIKGLGSKHVETVK from the coding sequence GAGCACGGAGTATTCGGATTATTCGATACTCCCGCTCAGATCATCGAAGCCGCTCAAAAAACCAAGGACAAGGGGTACACCAATTTCGATTGTTTAACTCCTTATCCGGTCCACGGCTTGGATGACGCGATGGGACTTCCACGTTCCGGTCTTCCTTGGGTGACATTCTTCATGGGACTTTTCGGATGCATCACCGGGTTCGGTATGCAGTATCTGACTCATAAATACGATTGGCCTTTGAATATATCCGGAAAGAGCTTCAACGCTTGGTTTGCATATATTCCGATCACTTTCGAGTTCACGGTCTTTATGGCGGGGATTTCCACTGCGGTAGCTCTCTTCATTCTGGCGAAACTTCCGAAAACCGGACGTAAAGTCCTGCACCCGGATATCACCACGGATAAATTCGCTCTTTGGATTCCTTCCAATTCCGCGAACTATTCCGAAAACGGTGTGACTGAATTTATCAAAGGCCTCGGCTCTAAACACGTCGAGACGGTGAAATAG